A stretch of DNA from Sander lucioperca isolate FBNREF2018 chromosome 8, SLUC_FBN_1.2, whole genome shotgun sequence:
CTTACATCCATCATGCATTTTGTGCCAAATTACACTGTGCCCAAGGATAAAtagaacacacaaaaacaaacaagcactTAACAACTAGGCTGTCATTCTCGCCACAGCTGTGCACGATGCTATCAAAGTGTAAAATGTTATGAGTGGCGGCCGTGTATTTTACACCTGGGCCTTCAGTACTATCCTACAGCAATTACTTTGGATAACCTCACCATGACACCAGGACATAATCCTGTGGAATAAAGTGATGTACGGTAACACAAGGCTCAACACCTAGAGAGTTTCAATACACTATTGCAGAGACATGAATACACAGTGATTTAAGCCATCGCTTTTACGCAGTATGGCAGGATGCTGCATCACATATAGTCCAAATGAATGTAATtaccaaagaaacaaaaacaaacccacAACAACCGGTTACATTTACTTATACGACGAACGTAAAGTTATCAAAAAGACAAATAACACAATTGGCAATCAACAGGCTTCCCCACAAATTCCAGCCAAGCTGCTGGGGCTCAACAAGGCACAGCGGCCACTGACACTGCTCAAGCATTTAACACCAGCAGCAACAATCTAAAGCAAGCAGTAATAGCTAGTAAAATCAGTTCactaaaatgcagaaaaatcaatGAAACTTACCAAAAAGCTGCTCATAATTTGAGGAAAAAGTGCATCCTCCTTtctttcattaactttacatctgaaactCGGAACGAACTTGAACAAACGTTACTGCTACGCATATGTGATGCTAGCTAGTTTTGCTTCCCGGCCACCGTATATTAACCGGTCTGAAAAATGTAGGTGGCTGGTTTCtcgtaatacatccatgggccaGCTAgactttttcacggcagacatgttgacatgtcatagtaggaaaatcacaggtgtattcaaaaccattaatgatggctgcattccacttaggagaggccctggtattgtgcatgctgactcactgaaatagcttactgggacacttgatggaattgagccatcattaaggttagcaatttcagctgtgcttttcctcctagtctgctgtaaaaaaaaaggtccatacgcaagggggtaagcttctcctcggaacgcGTACCTCcttatggcgccattttgatgctaccaagccatcacctcccgttagcattccattgactgccattcattttgacgtcactttgacagcgaataactttacatctaaagcgtttaaagactttatttctccattgtttatttctaaagaaacatgacaatgtataaaaggctccattaccttgtatctcacgttatggctccgcagcaggcgtttttgtaaaaataggctaacgattgtgtcaaaaccacgcgacttactgctatacagtagagaaattaccgtacagtacaggagaagctcgcaggcagtttcgacttacattagctgtttaagtgtaattactaatgttaactagcattttagttagcaataattagcctgtgcctatgttatctccttacatacacctacgctctccgtctctgcaatattcggaatgattgagatttctcttggcacagctacccagaagacttacaactttcagacactttgctcacgtcacatttacgtcgtctctctcagttggaggctgcgcagtaacgctcagccatcaccggaaaagtgcttctaatatccttcactggtctccgtccagagcaacgggatctgttggtccattttatatgtCAATGTCCATACGTCCATCAGGGCAAACTCGAAATTTGATTGGCTAAAGAATAAGACAATCAACATGCTTAAACAGCAGAAGGATTCACTCGAAATTCTGAAGGCCTCAGTGTAGATTTTTCATTCGGAGACAGCACAGGGGGAAATCTGATTGGATAAAAGCCCTGATTTATGAAATGGGGTGTACCGGTAgtgtagaaatatatatataaaattaataattattcaaatataattttctgattctgacaatcTCTTGGCCAGCAGAGAAGGCCTTGCTGGCCCACCTCTGCGAGAATGATACTCTACTGTATATTGAGGAAGCTATTCTACACTACTGCTGGGAATCACAGTATAACTCATTCATGTAACAATATCTTGTCCAGAATAATGGTAGTGTCACAATATACATAATTCAGCAATATGCAATATCAATCAATCGTTATTTGTCACATGGAATCGTACGAgttacaattccagtgaaacaTCAAGGAAACATCACAAAAGTGTCTGCTTAACTCAACAGAGAACTATAGTGGCAAATTATAAAAAGCACAAATTACTCACAATATATTTATTAAGAGTAAAGGTGTAAATCACATTTTTATCATGATACGATATATCGATTCTTAAGACGTtaaaatatttactgatatcacaaaCTCTGCCACGAtatgatttcagtttgattcAATTCAGGGGCCTGCGACCCATACGAGACAATAAGCCCATTGAACACAATCAGTTACATTtgcatttatatatttacaaaaataattaaattactaagctcttccagacgtttaaattaaaaccaaactactctttttaataaaagtaataaatCTCAAGTgtgaattttaaaataaaggcGCATCTTAAAGATGACGATAAGTAtagatattttcactttgtatcaATTATATTGGATAATTGAGGATTGTATCCCCCTAATTAAGAACTGTCAATGTTACAGACTAGTGTGTACCTTATCATACAGGTTTGAACCATTATAATGCAGATACATGTTTACCCCCAGCAtttacatgtattcgtattttTGACCCTCTGAATTTGCAGTTGGACAAGCCCAGGCAtgagaccaagggggtaagcttctctcCTCAatgcgtacctcctatggcgccattttgatgctacctagctctcacccgccgttagcattccattgactgccattcattttgacgtcactttgacagcgaataactttacatctgaagtgtttaaaaagcctttatttgaccattatttatttctaaagaaccATGAcaaaaaggctccattaccttgtatctcacattatggctccgtagcagacgtttttgtaaaaataggctaacgactgtgtcataaccacgcgacttactgttgcatagtagaggaattaccgtatagtacaggagaagtttgcaggcagtttcgacttacattagctgtttaagtttaattactaatgttaactagcattatagttagcaataattagcctgtgcctatgttatctccttacatatacctacgctctccgtctctgtaagattcggaatgattgagatttctcttggcacagctaccagaagacttacaactttcagacaggttgcttaCGTCACATCTATgtcttcgagctcagttggaggctgcgcagtaacgctcagccctcaacggaaaagtgcttctaatatccttcactggtctccgtccagagcaacgggatctgttggtccatttctttaactgtctatgcaTGAGACGGGAGGCTTGATATACCCAGAACAGACCTTTGCATGATTACACTCTCACTTTGTGAGCTTGTTTGACATTATCCTAATCCAGTACACCTCTAAACATTACGAGCTGACCTTTACTCAACACATGAAAGCACAGCGATCTTAGATTATGTTCAAAATCAATTTTATTAGACTGTATTGTCAATTGAACACATACTATTTATTCTATTTGCAAGTAGTTCCCTACTTGTCATTACTGTATAGAGCACAagtattaatatattttttatatttgataTCATACATATTTACAAAAGCACATCCAtgtctgtatttacattttctctTAGGTAAGGCACAGGATGCAAAAGCAACACAATTTGCATCaaagtacagtatatttgaAGCAAAATGTTTCCACATCCAGAAGCAGCAGATTTCCATTTTCTGGAAAGCAGAAAACAATAAGGGAACCTTTTCTCAAGCTTCGTTATGTGTTGATGTTACATCAATGATGTACCAAGTACATTTAGATGCAACGATGTCCACCTACCTCTACATCCTGACATGCTAAACATAAGTTAGGAGAGTGGTTTGTGCCAGTACAAATGGCGTGTTCTAATCTCTGAAACAACTGCCTGAATAAACGCATTTGGGCAAGTTAGATGAGTCATCAACTGCAGAGAAGCTGCAATTCGGTGGAGTTGTAACTCAAGGCAGGCGCTACTGTGTCTGTCCCACCCAGAGCATCCTGCCCTTTGATCTTCAGGTTGACAAACTTGATCTTCCAGCAGTTTTTCTCCAGCGGAGAGCGGATGAGGCCAAATATTTGCTCAAAGATGCCCAGACAGGCTTCGCCTCTGTGGATGGTCCCAGCTACAGCCACTAGTACCAGGCCATGGGGGGAGGTTAGCGTCCTGAGGCCATTAGGCTGCATGTTGGGACTGAGGATGAGGTGCTCATCTCCAGTCAAGGCCAGGAGACGACTGCTAACCAGTTCAGCCCCCAGGAACTCGTCCATCTGTTCGTGGCCGGCTCTGAAAAGGGGGACACAGCTCTGTCATTACAGTTTAGTTTGGAGTTTTCCTCAATTTAATTGTAACTGTTGTAAAACACAGGTCAAGTTCAAGCTTGTACGTGCTTATCACATCTTTCAAATTATTATCATGGTATTTttatttgcagaaaaatgagaCAATTGGTGCAGCTGAGGCTTGCCCAAAACATATAACTGCTGtgaacacagagaagctaacaacacacacatcaccAGTAGCTTAATTTCAATTGCCTTACATGGGATTATAATGGCTTTCTTACACAGAGAAGAGGCGTAGTTTCACATCTGGCAAGAAGTGTTGTGGTCCCCAGTCCTGAGGCGGCTGGCCCAGCAAGGGGTTGTGACTGTTTAAGAGTTGGAAGAACCACTGGCAGAACTGCTGGCCGAGGACCACTGGGTCAAAGCCCACCTCAGCCATATCTGTCTCTCTTGGAAGGCTTTTGTCAACCACGGTCTTAAAGAAATGAGACTTTATTAATATAGCTTACTCGAATACATTGCCAAGCTGTGCCTGGATTACTTTTTAGTAGTCATGTTCAAATAACACATGCTGTCAACTGCTAACTATTGACACCGTAACGTATTATCACCATCTTACTTAAACGTTATTTCAATATATTCAACCATGTTAACATATCTGGGATGTCTGACCTGACCTCCTGTCCCTACCTTCCCAGACGACCAAAGCTCCAGTGTCCTTTTCACAAGCTGGTGTTTCTCGCTGTTTGGGGGCATCGCCACACCTTCTTGGGCCAGGTACCTGAATATGAGTTCGCGATAAACCTTCTTCCTCTTCAGGAGCTCCTCAGCATTTTGAGTGTATAAGAGAATTGTTTCCATAGCCTCTATGTGAACAGATGAACGTAAAGGTTAAgacaattgtatttttttttttttttatctgaacatAATATCCTTTAGGCAGACGTTGAACAGCATTAGCAGTCCTGGTTTTGGTGTCCCTGGTGTCAGCTTATGCCTAAGTCAATTTTCGAAAATGCATTCTTTCCTTATTGGTAAACTTGTTGTGACTCGCTGATCTGAAATGTACGACCTTCTACTTCCGTCCTCAGCAGATTCATCATTGACCATATTTATAAAGACTTTGCCTTATTGTGGAAGGATGTTATTTTTTGCTtttataaaagccatagtaaagAAAAGATGTACTTTTCACATTCATAAGTGTAAATTCAGCACTAAAAACCtagttttgtactttttctccATGAAGTTGAACATTATATTAATCTGATTTCTGGCTCAAACAACAAAAAGGCTGTTAAAACTGTCAACATATggtcctctttctctttgtaaTGGCCTATAAGCTTCCCCTGGCAatcttgttttatattttgtttattttcttattgttgtatgttatgtatgtttTGACTATTCACATGTGATTTGTACCCTTAtttgcaataaaaataaataaaaaccttCTACTTCCGCGTTTTAGAATTAGTTCGTGCCAACCCATCTGTTACGTTGGGAGCAGACGAGAGCTAACCCTTGCAGCTGTGGATGTCTTAACAACCGCTCGTATAAACTTTTAACTTATGAAATAAATTACTTATAAAATATATGTTTGACATTAACCTGTCTGTTGACATATCAGGAAATGAAGTGTAAACTAGCCAATAGTATGCTAGCTAACTTGCTCCTTGCTGTCTCGTAACGTAGCTAAGTTAACAGATTGAAAgcataacgttaacgttacctgtaaCATTTTCCACAACTATCAACTTATTCGTGACTGTGTCACAAAGTGAGAGTAAGTCGCCTTTTGACATAGACTTCAGTATCTTTGTACATCCTGCGCGCTCTGTTCCTGACAGTGTTGACATCTTCGACACCCGAAAGCAACTTTTCTGTTCTCCTCGTCCATTCGTGTCCTACTAGAAATGTATCCGTACAGGAACATGTATTAGTGGGAAAACGTTCCGTATGTCCAGTAAAAGACAAGAAGCTGCATTTATACCGATAGGTATTGTCGGTGTTTCAGGttgaaatacacacaaacaacccTAACTACTCAGTTCtaacctattttatacagtctgtgtTATAACTTGTTGGCTGTCTATTGTTTTCCTTCCATGGCATTCACGTTACATCttaccaataataataataataataataacaataataataataatcaccaGGATCTTGCTAATCAATTCCCAGTTTAACCAAAATGTGATCAACGAGCATTATGTGTGTCCAGGAGTAATGACATACGCCACATATTGAAAAGACATTTGCAACCATACCCTACAACAGACCAGCATGGTTTGGCTCAACATATCTGGTGGCAGAGGTCTAGGGCTGACAGCACAAACTGCATAAATACAGTGTGCCACATCTTCTACTGTCTTTTAGGATACACTGGAATTGTCTACTAATACAATTTAAAGTAATTCCTTTATGGTCAGACGATAGTTAATACTATTCTGTAATGTTTGTATTGGCCACATAAAAAGAGCAAATTTCATCCAGGAGAAAAGACAGAATGGAGTTAACAGAAGAAATAATCTGCTgccatgtcaaaacaagtgattgcGGTTTGTAATGGCAATTGATATTATGGGTGTTATCCATAGACTGTTAGGTGTTAACATTTATATTCAAGCACGCTAGAATATTAAGTTTACGAGGAGCACCTGAAGGCATCATAAAACAAGATCGCTAGCTTAACCAAAGCAGCTAATATGGGCTAGCCTGCGCAATGATGATGTACTGCCTGTACTGCCAGTGCAACTGGGTAATTTTCCTGCAAGATAAGCGACCTCTCAGCTGGCGTTATGCAGAACATATGTATTAACTAATATGTTTTCATTAACAGGACTAAGGGGAGCAGagttttaaaattgtattgcCGAATTTAGCAAGGGAGTCAATCGCTGAAAGGTAACGTACCGTTATATCCACATTAAGTTAGCTTGTTAACGCCATTCCCTTGTTTAGTTGTATACGGTTAACGTTAACGTATATTCAGCGTTAAATAGTATATACTCATATGCCACTAAATTAGTTGTGTAATGATTTAATAATTGTTATAGTATTGTCAGTTATATTGCTTTTCAGTTATTGAAACAGACAAATGTATCCCCTTGCTAAACTCCATAACAAACTTTAGGAATCTAATATAACTTTAGTCTTGCTTGTTCGTAACGCTTTACACCCCTTAAAAAAGCAAATCTACAAATCGGGGTTCTCATACAACCGTACATGGCGtttcatttcttcattttaAAAATCTCCAGATTTCCTGCTTGGTTTAGCTGCAGTCATCTTTATATGATAATTGCACGAAAAAAACGGTAATTTAACTAAACCACTTCCAAAATTAGAACATTTGTTGTGAAGTCACTTGGGGACAGTTTATATGCTTATTGTATGGTCTCGCTTCCATATTCGGTATACTAACTGCACTATCTACTTCAATAAGGAATCAAAATTGTTGAGAAACTAGGACGACTTGTACCTTGCCCTGTTTTCATCAACATGAGGTGTGATCCAACACTTGATAAGCCCAGACTAATATTGACTGACTGCTTGCCCAAAGCTGTGTAACAATCAATGAGGAACTGTGTCATTGGCTAACTTCATACAAAATCAGTAGAAATGAGCTGAGAGGAGGCAAGTCAGGCAAAAAAAGTTCCTCAACTTAAATCACCTCTCAAGTTATAAAGGACTGTGAGATTGCTGGTTGAAATCCCTCAGCAGGAGAACATCACTCTAAA
This window harbors:
- the c8h3orf38 gene encoding uncharacterized protein C3orf38 homolog, which gives rise to MSTLSGTERAGCTKILKSMSKGDLLSLCDTVTNKLIVVENVTEAMETILLYTQNAEELLKRKKVYRELIFRYLAQEGVAMPPNSEKHQLVKRTLELWSSGKTVVDKSLPRETDMAEVGFDPVVLGQQFCQWFFQLLNSHNPLLGQPPQDWGPQHFLPDVKLRLFSVAGHEQMDEFLGAELVSSRLLALTGDEHLILSPNMQPNGLRTLTSPHGLVLVAVAGTIHRGEACLGIFEQIFGLIRSPLEKNCWKIKFVNLKIKGQDALGGTDTVAPALSYNSTELQLLCS